GTTGTTGTCGAAGTAAATCATAGCTTGCGCGGCATGTTTGAAAATTACCGTCCCCTCGCCGGGGAAGGGCGAGCACGAGGTTCGCCCCTACTAAATTTCGTAATCGGTCGGGCGCTCTTTCATCAGCTTGGTGATCTTCTGCTCGACGCTTTGCAATTCGTCCTTGAGCGAGGTGATCGCGTTCCACTCGGGATCGGGCAGTTCGCCGTGCTCGAGGTCGTAGTGCTCGCCGACGACGTTCTTGGGGTGCGAGGCTATCTTGCCCGGCACGCCGACCACCGTCGAGTGCGGCGGGACGTTCTGCACCACCACCGAGCAGGCCCCGATCTTGCTGTCGTGCCCGATGGTGATGGGGCCCAAGACCACCGCGCTGGCCCCGACGACGACGTTGTCCTCGACCGTGGGATGCCGCTTCTCTTTCCGCCAGGAGGTCCCGCCCAGCGTCACGCCCTGGTAGATGGTGACGTTCTTGCCGATGATCGTCGTCTCGCCGATCACGACCCCCAGGCCGTGGTCGATGAAGAAGCCCTCGCCGATCCGCGCGCCGGGGTGGATCTCGATCGCCGTGAAGAAGCGCACCATCATCGAGAGCCAGCGGGCGAGCAGCTTGAAGTTGCGATTCCACAGCCAGTGATTGACCCGATGCCAGAAGAGCGCGTGCAGT
This portion of the Deltaproteobacteria bacterium PRO3 genome encodes:
- the cysE gene encoding serine O-acetyltransferase, producing MFQRLKKDIQVVRERDPAARSGWEIFLCYPGLHALFWHRVNHWLWNRNFKLLARWLSMMVRFFTAIEIHPGARIGEGFFIDHGLGVVIGETTIIGKNVTIYQGVTLGGTSWRKEKRHPTVEDNVVVGASAVVLGPITIGHDSKIGACSVVVQNVPPHSTVVGVPGKIASHPKNVVGEHYDLEHGELPDPEWNAITSLKDELQSVEQKITKLMKERPTDYEI